One Paenibacillus riograndensis SBR5 DNA segment encodes these proteins:
- a CDS encoding RsmE family RNA methyltransferase, which translates to MQRYFVTPEQFHPDTVMISGEDARHIAKVMRGKAGDKLIVSDGVSREALVEIAGIEPGEVTVNILELLDMTHEPRIKITVAQSLPKGDKLETVIQKCTEIGAVAFVPFLSERTIVQYDERKESKRLERWRKICKEAAEQAHRNIVPEVHSPLSWKLLLKSFSGYDAVYFCYEKEEGLQLRSAAAPWLSALPPQSTGKVMVVVGPEGGFSPEECRAAEEAGAVSVGLGRRILRCETAGMVAAACILYESGEMGELEQCHP; encoded by the coding sequence ATGCAGCGTTATTTTGTAACACCGGAGCAGTTTCATCCGGACACGGTAATGATCAGCGGGGAGGATGCCCGGCATATCGCCAAGGTTATGCGCGGCAAGGCCGGGGACAAGCTGATCGTCAGCGACGGAGTCTCCCGGGAGGCGCTGGTGGAGATTGCCGGGATTGAACCCGGTGAAGTGACCGTAAATATCCTGGAACTGCTGGATATGACGCATGAGCCGCGGATCAAAATCACAGTGGCCCAGAGTCTGCCCAAAGGAGACAAGCTGGAGACGGTGATTCAAAAATGTACCGAAATCGGCGCGGTAGCCTTCGTTCCTTTTCTCTCGGAGCGTACGATTGTGCAGTATGACGAGCGCAAGGAGAGCAAACGGCTGGAGCGCTGGCGCAAAATCTGCAAAGAGGCCGCCGAGCAGGCACACCGGAACATCGTTCCGGAAGTGCACTCGCCGCTCAGCTGGAAACTGCTGCTGAAGAGCTTCAGCGGGTATGACGCTGTGTATTTTTGTTATGAAAAAGAAGAAGGCCTGCAGCTCCGCAGCGCGGCTGCTCCCTGGTTGTCCGCCCTGCCGCCGCAGTCAACAGGGAAGGTTATGGTCGTAGTCGGCCCTGAGGGCGGCTTCAGTCCGGAGGAATGCCGTGCGGCTGAAGAGGCCGGGGCGGTGTCGGTCGGGCTTGGACGGCGCATTTTGCGCTGCGAGACGGCAGGCATGGTAGCCGCAGCCTGTATTTTATATGAATCCGGAGAAATGGGGGAGCTTGAACAATGCCATCCGTAG
- a CDS encoding site-2 protease family protein, with protein MDSLDRILVYPLQQLPFFLITIVIAFTVHEFAHAYFANKFGDPTARLLGRMTLNPAVHFDLFGIILLLIAGFGWARPVPVNRDNFSRPRLMGVIVSAAGPLSNFLLGIIGALIYAALYATGVMDSIANEQLLRAVYWFFGMFIPFNFFLFLFNLIPLPPLDGYRIVEDIAPRPIRGKLQQYEQWTVFIFLLIVFIPGLSAYTIGPLNSWSLQIANDFINMFLSLFGYGKL; from the coding sequence ATGGATTCACTTGATCGAATTCTAGTATATCCCCTGCAGCAGCTTCCGTTTTTTCTGATTACGATTGTGATCGCATTTACTGTGCATGAGTTCGCCCACGCGTACTTTGCCAATAAGTTCGGCGATCCGACAGCTAGGCTGCTTGGCCGCATGACGCTGAACCCGGCCGTTCACTTTGATCTGTTCGGTATAATCCTGCTGCTCATTGCCGGATTCGGCTGGGCACGTCCGGTTCCGGTGAACCGCGACAACTTCAGCCGGCCCCGGCTGATGGGGGTTATTGTGTCCGCAGCCGGACCGCTCAGCAATTTTTTGCTGGGGATTATCGGTGCGCTGATCTATGCTGCACTTTATGCAACGGGGGTAATGGATTCCATTGCCAATGAACAATTGTTAAGAGCAGTTTACTGGTTCTTCGGCATGTTCATTCCGTTCAATTTCTTCTTGTTCTTGTTTAATCTGATTCCGCTGCCGCCTCTGGACGGCTACCGGATTGTAGAGGATATCGCACCGCGGCCGATCCGCGGCAAGCTGCAGCAGTATGAGCAGTGGACGGTCTTTATCTTTTTGCTTATTGTCTTTATTCCCGGATTAAGCGCTTATACGATCGGGCCATTGAATTCCTGGTCCCTGCAAATAGCAAATGATTTCATTAATATGTTTCTTAGCCTGTTTGGATATGGAAAGCTGTAA
- the prmA gene encoding 50S ribosomal protein L11 methyltransferase, with protein MLWHELTVHTTEEAQEMISNLLYEAGAGGVSIEESGTLNKARDTRYGELYDEPLNDIPEGEAVIKGYFAEAVSMDDIIEELAPRVAELRGFGIDPGKALISWKTVDEEDWAHAWKQYFKPLRVSDRLTIKPTWEEYTPVDAAEKIIELDPGMAFGTGTHPTTALCLRALEQHIEGGEEVIDVGTGSGILAVGAVLLGAKSVLALDLDPVAVNSARENVALNRLQDKIAVKESDLLSLLGGGERALDTAAGEMWPSARPGHPVDTGVDSSGLAGEAAYGVTLPVKIVVANILAEIIVLFTDDVYRALQPGGIYITSGIYKDKEEVVAKALVSSGFEIMEVSREEDWVAFTAGKR; from the coding sequence ATGTTATGGCACGAACTGACGGTACATACAACAGAAGAAGCACAGGAGATGATATCCAATCTGCTGTATGAAGCCGGAGCAGGCGGTGTTTCCATTGAGGAATCGGGGACGCTGAACAAAGCACGGGACACCCGTTACGGTGAATTATACGACGAACCGCTCAATGATATCCCTGAAGGGGAAGCTGTGATTAAAGGCTATTTTGCCGAAGCTGTCTCCATGGATGATATTATAGAAGAACTTGCTCCGAGAGTTGCAGAGCTGCGCGGGTTCGGGATTGATCCCGGCAAGGCGCTGATTTCCTGGAAAACGGTGGATGAGGAGGATTGGGCGCATGCCTGGAAGCAGTATTTCAAGCCGCTGCGTGTATCAGACAGGCTGACGATTAAGCCGACCTGGGAAGAATACACCCCTGTAGACGCTGCTGAAAAGATTATTGAACTTGATCCCGGCATGGCTTTCGGAACCGGAACCCATCCGACCACGGCGCTGTGCCTGCGCGCATTGGAGCAGCATATCGAAGGCGGCGAAGAGGTGATCGACGTTGGCACGGGCTCCGGCATCCTTGCCGTAGGTGCAGTTCTGCTGGGGGCAAAGTCGGTGCTGGCGCTGGATCTGGACCCGGTGGCAGTGAACAGTGCGCGCGAGAATGTGGCGCTGAACCGGCTGCAGGATAAGATTGCCGTTAAGGAAAGCGACCTTCTGTCGCTGCTGGGCGGCGGCGAACGGGCGCTGGATACGGCGGCCGGTGAGATGTGGCCTTCGGCCAGACCTGGCCATCCGGTGGATACCGGGGTGGATTCATCCGGTTTGGCGGGCGAAGCGGCGTATGGCGTTACTCTCCCGGTGAAGATTGTGGTCGCCAATATTTTAGCGGAGATTATTGTACTGTTCACGGATGATGTCTACCGTGCCCTGCAGCCGGGTGGAATCTATATTACCTCCGGTATTTATAAGGATAAGGAAGAGGTCGTGGCGAAAGCGCTGGTGTCTTCCGGTTTTGAGATTATGGAAGTATCCCGTGAAGAAGACTGGGTGGCGTTTACAGCCGGAAAGAGGTAA
- a CDS encoding DNA-3-methyladenine glycosylase I, producing the protein MQITRCDWVNEDPLYIAYHDEEWGKPLYDDRKLFELLMLEGMQAGLSWYTVLKKREHFREVFDGFDPGKIVLYDEAKIEALMQDTGIIRNRLKIQAVIQNAVVFQEISREAGGFANYLWSFTGGKPVINQWKTRSEVPATSPQSDQMSKALKKKGMKFVGSTICYAFMQASGMVDDHTADCFCRSSQQGSGN; encoded by the coding sequence TTGCAGATTACACGCTGTGACTGGGTCAATGAAGACCCGCTGTATATTGCTTATCATGATGAGGAATGGGGCAAGCCCCTGTACGACGACCGAAAGCTGTTCGAGCTGCTGATGCTGGAGGGCATGCAGGCCGGGCTGAGCTGGTATACGGTTTTGAAAAAACGGGAGCACTTCCGTGAAGTGTTCGACGGATTCGACCCCGGGAAGATTGTGCTGTATGACGAAGCCAAAATCGAAGCTTTAATGCAGGACACGGGAATTATCCGCAACCGGCTGAAGATTCAAGCGGTCATTCAAAATGCTGTAGTGTTTCAGGAGATTAGCCGGGAAGCGGGCGGTTTTGCAAATTACCTCTGGAGTTTTACGGGCGGAAAGCCGGTGATTAACCAGTGGAAGACAAGATCCGAGGTTCCGGCTACAAGTCCGCAGTCTGACCAGATGAGCAAGGCGCTGAAGAAAAAGGGGATGAAGTTTGTCGGCTCCACCATATGCTATGCGTTTATGCAGGCGTCCGGCATGGTGGATGACCATACGGCGGATTGCTTTTGCCGCAGCAGTCAACAGGGTTCGGGGAACTGA
- a CDS encoding DUF4179 domain-containing protein, with protein sequence MNKLEHALKHQLNEDKAVKYPDFEEMWTRIEQAERSSSGLRGSSTSAGSRRTRSWSKIAAAASLSVLVVAAPVYAAIHYNWGNLLSSKEGIQTALDQNLGQRLGQSITKDGVTLTLQTAVVDENRTVILYSLDVGKHVSTDFWHVKGMTLQGTKETDNEYNYEQWDEENQRYNGYFESDWVPGQDTEQVTLTAEAVTATSTQDLEIPLDIGSLEMQSFPIGKEGMKKVEIRPFAQSKDKLLLSSAVTFDDPMNPKGIFPQIVAYNGTTRVKDLSGGTFGEPGEHGEYKMNQYLKTDDIAAGQTTFKLEYTKQEQNIFGPWNFELELSKKQMESGTHIQALKLPLETGDTDNTIEKLSVTPTQIRLSIRTEGKSFRRQMPYQKYYLEVSGKTLEGRYFGYSKEDSKLLNLRFERPPGLLVNESTPITFVGKYKVTIHTEDKAPTLLTNISTEKQTLIREVGGYPVKWTYYMQGKDLYVETGSEDPHFGGINQTHLGESYDNLPGRPVTPGFSGDGNNKSIDVYKDFKDTEASVYMYYYTTDDPDKETRVQLQP encoded by the coding sequence ATGAACAAGCTGGAGCATGCACTCAAGCATCAATTAAATGAAGATAAAGCTGTCAAATATCCCGATTTCGAGGAAATGTGGACACGCATAGAACAAGCAGAGCGCAGTTCTTCCGGGCTGCGGGGCAGCAGCACATCTGCGGGCTCCCGCCGGACCCGAAGCTGGAGCAAAATTGCTGCGGCTGCCTCGCTTAGTGTGCTGGTGGTTGCGGCTCCTGTATATGCAGCGATTCATTATAATTGGGGCAACCTTTTAAGCAGCAAAGAGGGAATTCAGACGGCATTGGACCAGAACCTGGGACAGAGGCTGGGTCAATCCATAACGAAGGACGGGGTAACGCTTACGCTTCAGACAGCCGTTGTGGATGAGAACCGCACGGTCATTCTTTATAGTCTGGATGTCGGAAAACATGTAAGCACCGATTTTTGGCATGTAAAAGGAATGACCTTACAGGGGACGAAGGAGACGGATAATGAGTATAACTATGAGCAATGGGATGAGGAGAACCAGCGTTACAACGGCTATTTCGAAAGTGACTGGGTACCCGGGCAGGATACAGAGCAGGTAACCTTGACAGCAGAAGCGGTGACAGCCACAAGCACGCAGGATCTGGAGATTCCGCTGGATATCGGGTCTCTGGAGATGCAGAGCTTTCCAATAGGCAAGGAAGGCATGAAAAAAGTGGAAATCCGGCCCTTTGCCCAAAGCAAAGACAAGCTGCTGCTCTCCTCGGCGGTTACATTCGATGATCCTATGAACCCGAAAGGGATATTTCCGCAGATTGTTGCCTACAACGGCACAACCAGGGTAAAAGATTTGTCTGGCGGCACTTTCGGTGAACCGGGAGAGCACGGGGAATACAAGATGAATCAGTATTTAAAGACAGACGATATTGCTGCTGGGCAGACGACCTTCAAGCTGGAGTACACTAAGCAGGAACAGAACATTTTCGGGCCATGGAACTTTGAGCTGGAATTAAGTAAAAAACAGATGGAAAGCGGAACGCATATACAGGCGCTGAAGCTTCCGCTGGAGACGGGCGACACTGATAACACCATTGAGAAATTGTCGGTTACTCCCACGCAAATCCGTCTCTCGATAAGAACTGAGGGCAAAAGCTTCAGACGGCAGATGCCGTATCAAAAATATTATTTAGAAGTAAGCGGCAAAACGCTTGAGGGGAGATACTTTGGATATTCCAAGGAGGACTCCAAGCTGCTTAATCTTCGTTTTGAGCGTCCTCCAGGATTGTTGGTTAACGAGAGCACGCCGATTACTTTTGTCGGCAAATATAAAGTCACGATTCATACCGAAGATAAAGCCCCGACACTTTTAACGAATATATCCACGGAGAAGCAGACCTTGATCCGCGAAGTTGGCGGTTATCCGGTGAAGTGGACGTATTACATGCAGGGAAAAGATCTGTACGTCGAAACGGGCAGTGAAGACCCTCATTTTGGCGGGATCAACCAGACCCATCTGGGCGAGAGCTACGACAATCTTCCCGGCAGACCTGTAACCCCCGGTTTCAGCGGGGACGGGAACAATAAATCCATTGATGTCTATAAGGACTTCAAAGACACAGAGGCTTCTGTCTATATGTACTATTACACGACTGACGATCCCGATAAAGAGACGCGGGTCCAGCTGCAGCCTTAA
- a CDS encoding RNA polymerase sigma factor — protein MENNRELFETYNKDVYRTCYYMVHDAADAEDLCQEIFITVFRSNWQSVEYLKSWMMKITVNTCLNHLKRRRSLQQKVAANLHFFQGKSVVNTVEGLIEQKETSREWMIHLSRLPVKIRAVLTLRYMHDFSLAEVSEALSIPLGTAKSRLHKGLKLMKNVLLETGIPEQEWKGEHYEQAGACTQASIK, from the coding sequence TTGGAGAACAATCGGGAATTGTTCGAAACCTACAATAAGGATGTGTACCGGACCTGCTATTACATGGTGCATGATGCGGCGGATGCCGAGGATCTGTGCCAGGAAATTTTCATTACGGTTTTTCGCAGCAACTGGCAGAGTGTCGAATATCTCAAGTCCTGGATGATGAAGATCACGGTAAATACCTGTCTGAATCATTTGAAGCGGCGGCGGAGCCTGCAGCAGAAGGTGGCGGCGAATCTTCATTTTTTTCAAGGGAAAAGTGTGGTGAACACAGTGGAAGGATTAATTGAGCAAAAGGAAACCTCCCGGGAGTGGATGATCCATCTCTCGCGGCTCCCGGTGAAAATCCGGGCGGTGCTGACCTTAAGGTACATGCATGACTTCAGCCTGGCTGAAGTATCTGAGGCCCTGTCCATTCCGCTCGGAACGGCCAAATCAAGGCTGCATAAGGGTCTGAAGCTGATGAAGAATGTGCTGCTGGAAACTGGAATCCCGGAACAGGAATGGAAAGGAGAACACTATGAACAAGCTGGAGCATGCACTCAAGCATCAATTAAATGA